ttattacaataaattattgGAGTAGAGAGTAACTAGAGGAGCCACGTTCTGAAATCCAGCGAGTTTTGGAATTGAAGAAGTATTTGCCACTGAGGATTATACCATGTAGCTTCGAAGCTACCTGCAAATGATGCTAGAAGAGGATGAGAATTACAACACTGTATGCTCTCATGAAGAAATACCGAACCAACAAGTATATATCACTTTTTCAGTGTacctaaaccaagaaaaatattatgaagTGTTGTTGGTTTGTAGACCATaaagattttaataaatatcaaCAATGTATCTAATAACTATAATTGGGTCTCAACATAtgtcaaatataattttaaaacattatgttTTGACatgaaatttagaatttttttctttttttataggATATGATTTTAATATCCATTTGAAagcatattttttcttttccaatttttttatttaaattgaaaaaagaaaattaagaaatactttgttatagatgttaattatagcttttctttttgaaaatagatttacttctatataaaaaatagtcCCTCTCAGATTGCTTTCCTTTTTTCgtagatatataataaaaatacaatttaataaTTACTTATTATACAGATTCTGAAGCCAGCTGGAAATTGTTGAGTCAAAATCTACCAATTAATGTCTACTGTGTATATATAGAGTACAACGAAAGAAGTAATCTTCACATTTTCCATCTCAAccaagagacaaaacaaaacatcagcCCTAGATTTTGTCACTGCCATGTCGTCCAGTTCGTGGATGTTGGAAGAGACCACCTTACCAATACTTGGTTGTCTCGGCCAAGGCGACTATGGCTACATCTCTCTCGTTCGAACCCCTGATGGTATGCTCATGGCTAAGAAAACATCTCTCCGCAAATACTCAGAGAATCTCGAGAAAGAATTAAGGATCTTACATCACTTCGACTCCATCAATTTCAAGATCGTAAGACCCACAAGCCCTCTCACCTATCACGAAACCATGCCCGTCAATGTCAAGGTCACCTCTATCTACATGGAAGTTGCACCGCATGGTTCACTCAAAGACATGCTAACCAAAGCCGGTGGGAGATTACCGGAGAACGTGGCCGGGTATTGCACTCTCATGATTCTTAAAGGGCTCAAGGATCTTCACCAGGCAGGTTACGTCCACTGTGATCTCAGGCTAGAGAACATACTCATCTTCAAGACC
The Camelina sativa cultivar DH55 chromosome 6, Cs, whole genome shotgun sequence genome window above contains:
- the LOC104699158 gene encoding serine/threonine-protein kinase 4-like yields the protein MSSSSWMLEETTLPILGCLGQGDYGYISLVRTPDGMLMAKKTSLRKYSENLEKELRILHHFDSINFKIVRPTSPLTYHETMPVNVKVTSIYMEVAPHGSLKDMLTKAGGRLPENVAGYCTLMILKGLKDLHQAGYVHCDLRLENILIFKTYTPGELCELKIADFGLSKEPNGPIPLEGSLFQGSQDYLAPEAVGPHRIISPAIDIWSLGVMVVKMLGPPPIVSVRGRVRFISEVLSPMAFDFVNKCTVLDPEGRATAEELLSHPFVRQSIGVPPVEMLPVPACLSDGGVQGRFI